One genomic window of Paramagnetospirillum magnetotacticum MS-1 includes the following:
- a CDS encoding SEL1-like repeat protein gives MKLQYDDSEIDAFVWKFISASNSSEDFRLYLKQFAAPAHKDEATLKIKALTDDASGGQLFFAEAIRELEKLAQSGNVQAQFHLAKAYSIGSGIEKDTDQTLRWYQLAALQGDIRSKHNLAMMYLYGDGAAKDLPKARGLLESTAGMGSPESKCYFGMMNVRGDGGEKNVMYGMEMLANAYEDGVAEAAYFLGRILLDGYDVMANNDEGMNWLRRAATMGDLDAQLELGKRLRAGRGCTLNPHQAVEWFLEAAEQGSAEAQSYLGVMYLEAEGVPKDGAESVRWLKCASEKGDPIAQYNLGLVFVRGKEAPKNFAEAVKWFRRAAEGGFAVAQHRMAEISHFGWYDVPKDMDAALAWYNKAARQGEPEAQLGLGIYLSGCEAPADREAAFKWIRLSSIQGNPRATAILGDFYRRGLTAQPDNKKAMELYKKSAMAGCSLGQAYLGQAYLFGEIIEPDYSEAAHWISMAAEQGEARSAYLIGIMFLRGYGVERDAKAAMEWFKTAADRGEVIAKHHIGLLYYAGDGIDRNIDEAEKWINEAADEGCGEAREWLSKHTAKSTQESECA, from the coding sequence ATGAAATTACAATATGATGACTCCGAAATAGACGCGTTCGTATGGAAATTTATATCGGCAAGCAACAGCTCAGAAGACTTTAGGCTTTACCTTAAACAATTTGCGGCGCCCGCCCACAAGGACGAGGCTACACTCAAAATTAAAGCGCTGACCGACGATGCCTCAGGTGGCCAGCTTTTTTTTGCCGAGGCGATAAGGGAGCTTGAAAAACTTGCTCAGTCCGGCAATGTCCAGGCCCAATTTCACCTGGCAAAGGCGTATTCAATTGGAAGTGGAATTGAGAAAGACACGGATCAAACGTTGAGGTGGTATCAGCTCGCTGCCCTGCAAGGAGACATCAGGAGCAAGCATAACCTTGCTATGATGTATCTGTACGGAGATGGCGCGGCAAAGGACCTGCCAAAAGCACGGGGCCTGCTGGAAAGCACGGCCGGAATGGGTTCCCCTGAATCAAAATGCTACTTCGGCATGATGAATGTCCGCGGGGATGGCGGCGAAAAGAACGTCATGTATGGCATGGAAATGCTTGCCAATGCCTACGAGGATGGGGTGGCTGAAGCCGCATACTTCCTCGGAAGGATTCTGCTGGACGGCTATGACGTTATGGCCAACAACGATGAGGGCATGAACTGGCTCCGTCGAGCAGCCACTATGGGCGATCTTGACGCCCAGCTTGAACTCGGAAAGAGGCTCAGAGCCGGGCGTGGATGCACACTCAATCCCCATCAGGCCGTTGAGTGGTTTCTCGAGGCCGCTGAGCAAGGAAGCGCCGAGGCACAATCTTATCTGGGTGTCATGTATTTGGAAGCTGAGGGAGTGCCAAAGGACGGCGCTGAATCAGTCAGGTGGTTAAAATGTGCCTCGGAGAAAGGCGACCCCATCGCTCAGTACAATCTTGGGTTAGTATTTGTGCGGGGGAAGGAGGCGCCGAAGAATTTTGCAGAGGCCGTCAAATGGTTCAGACGTGCAGCTGAGGGCGGCTTCGCAGTCGCACAGCATAGGATGGCTGAGATATCTCACTTCGGTTGGTATGATGTCCCCAAGGACATGGATGCGGCACTGGCCTGGTACAATAAAGCTGCTCGTCAAGGGGAGCCTGAGGCGCAACTTGGCCTCGGAATCTATCTGAGTGGCTGTGAGGCCCCTGCAGATCGTGAAGCTGCCTTCAAATGGATTCGCTTGTCTTCGATCCAGGGAAATCCAAGGGCAACCGCAATCCTGGGCGATTTTTATCGGCGGGGCTTGACCGCTCAGCCGGATAACAAGAAGGCCATGGAGCTATACAAGAAATCGGCCATGGCCGGTTGCTCACTTGGCCAAGCCTACCTGGGCCAAGCCTATCTGTTTGGTGAAATCATTGAACCCGACTACAGCGAGGCAGCACATTGGATAAGCATGGCCGCAGAACAAGGCGAGGCTCGTTCGGCCTACCTAATCGGAATAATGTTTCTGCGCGGCTACGGGGTCGAGCGCGATGCGAAGGCTGCCATGGAATGGTTCAAGACGGCCGCTGATCGTGGTGAAGTGATCGCCAAGCATCACATCGGGTTGCTATATTACGCTGGTGACGGAATTGATCGAAACATCGATGAAGCGGAAAAGTGGATTAATGAGGCCGCAGATGAAGGTTGTGGGGAAGCGCGAGAGTGGCTTTCAAAGCACACAGCCAAGTCAACGCAGGAATCAGAGTGCGCTTAA
- a CDS encoding phospholipase D-like domain-containing protein, translated as MKTSLFKDLARSGWHSSIITTYSVDPAFYDGSIEYRLRTYGCENNIMLADAVMLKRALSATPEAFRNAGRRYALVPIQVSGCFHPKVHLRLGTDRARLIIGSANATAAGWGSNQEIFTAIDWSRRGEDPTTTVTGPLIRKAYDYLESWLAAIPGDAMDFKLHLHRRDSPWLGELRSNSDPIELPDGSAIDLFCERGDGTPGILNRLSALTAGEMAKRLVVISPYWDNDLSALQELRRALNHCPTIIALNPAKNEFPIDAIDADDPAKFSAVHDDEDAHRFLHAKVILIETDVADHLLFGSANCSDEALGSVTKSARNAEVSVYRRFPPGRGMDLLGLDLGNVIDRRDIRRPAPDSKMFEAGHSAVPAGTIEAVERSFTWWPPKGKDAAGASILLTGSALPVNPVGNGQHRVLLPFDPVFPVIVRVQFGDGRVSDPIVVHDETALRLASPGVTDRRLRTAFNRVLAGEEDIIDLALQAHLLFALDDSAPTRQGHATERAEHASSAAEPREYETPDEFRRAVARRPGTGESGRFSLEDPGLLDLLAIILRGVTDVGGKEARKKRDEEEDRDLHAGETEDGDEINEVAPEEAAGQPNENTGPSATTAEERVFTPADIERRRRQLLKAMAAFEKMLRYLAEHPQSVSNRLTAQTAFMLNLMLFACTKKHRKADGGSARLMALAPGSTGDRELTFAVRAGRLLQQIWVGGRDGALVDHLQIDPRYSSMPDDVFFLIAMSRWAIARAFLAASATSLSTALQASAVKIYRSTLRYGPVDADAEQSFIERLDASLDFKPDETGKLIEHCRQFAAAVGSR; from the coding sequence GTGAAAACCAGCCTGTTTAAGGATCTTGCTCGCTCCGGCTGGCACTCATCAATCATAACGACATACTCGGTCGATCCCGCATTCTATGATGGATCGATCGAATACCGACTTCGTACATACGGCTGCGAGAACAACATTATGTTGGCGGATGCCGTTATGTTAAAGCGCGCACTAAGTGCAACTCCGGAAGCATTTAGGAACGCCGGGCGCCGCTATGCGCTCGTTCCCATCCAGGTTTCGGGTTGCTTCCATCCCAAAGTTCATCTGCGCCTCGGTACGGATCGAGCGCGCCTCATAATCGGATCCGCGAACGCGACGGCTGCTGGGTGGGGAAGCAACCAAGAGATCTTTACGGCCATAGACTGGTCGCGTCGAGGTGAGGACCCCACGACGACCGTGACTGGCCCGCTCATCCGAAAGGCCTATGACTATCTCGAGTCCTGGCTTGCGGCCATACCTGGTGATGCCATGGATTTTAAGTTGCATCTCCATCGCAGAGATTCTCCTTGGCTCGGCGAACTGCGATCCAATTCCGATCCGATCGAGTTGCCGGACGGGTCGGCAATTGATCTTTTTTGCGAGAGGGGGGACGGAACACCGGGAATTTTGAATCGCTTGTCGGCGCTGACCGCTGGCGAAATGGCTAAGCGATTGGTTGTGATTTCACCATATTGGGATAACGATCTGTCTGCGCTTCAAGAGCTTCGGCGCGCCCTGAACCATTGTCCGACCATCATCGCGTTGAATCCTGCCAAGAACGAATTCCCGATCGACGCCATCGACGCCGATGATCCCGCGAAGTTTTCTGCTGTTCATGATGATGAAGATGCGCATCGTTTTCTTCACGCAAAGGTTATTCTGATCGAGACCGACGTGGCGGACCACTTGCTATTCGGGAGCGCCAACTGTTCAGATGAGGCACTGGGCAGCGTGACTAAATCCGCCCGAAATGCCGAGGTCTCCGTGTATCGGCGTTTTCCGCCGGGGCGTGGAATGGATTTGCTTGGACTAGACCTGGGCAACGTAATTGATCGCCGCGACATCCGGCGCCCAGCACCTGATTCCAAGATGTTCGAGGCCGGCCACTCCGCCGTGCCCGCCGGCACGATTGAGGCAGTGGAGCGATCCTTCACTTGGTGGCCCCCTAAAGGGAAGGATGCCGCTGGCGCGAGCATCCTTTTGACCGGAAGTGCGCTCCCGGTGAACCCGGTAGGCAATGGCCAGCATCGGGTGCTTCTGCCATTCGACCCTGTATTTCCAGTGATTGTTCGTGTGCAATTTGGTGATGGTCGGGTGAGTGACCCCATCGTGGTCCACGATGAAACAGCCCTGAGGTTGGCGTCGCCGGGCGTCACTGATCGGAGACTCAGAACGGCTTTTAATCGTGTGCTCGCGGGCGAAGAGGACATCATCGATCTTGCCCTTCAGGCCCATCTCCTTTTTGCGCTGGATGATAGTGCGCCGACCAGACAGGGGCATGCGACCGAGCGGGCTGAGCACGCATCGTCAGCCGCCGAGCCAAGGGAGTATGAGACGCCCGACGAATTTAGGCGTGCCGTGGCTCGGCGTCCCGGCACCGGCGAGAGTGGCCGCTTCAGCCTTGAGGATCCTGGCCTGCTTGATCTGTTGGCGATCATCCTGCGGGGCGTGACCGACGTTGGCGGTAAGGAGGCGCGGAAGAAGCGCGACGAGGAAGAAGATCGCGATCTCCACGCTGGCGAGACTGAGGATGGCGATGAAATTAATGAAGTAGCCCCCGAGGAAGCCGCCGGTCAGCCTAACGAAAACACTGGACCAAGCGCCACAACGGCTGAGGAACGTGTCTTCACTCCTGCCGACATTGAACGGCGAAGAAGGCAACTGCTTAAGGCGATGGCCGCCTTCGAGAAGATGCTCCGTTATCTAGCCGAGCATCCCCAGTCGGTCTCGAACCGCCTTACAGCTCAGACGGCTTTCATGCTCAATCTGATGCTTTTTGCCTGTACGAAGAAGCACCGAAAGGCAGATGGCGGTTCAGCTAGGCTCATGGCATTAGCTCCCGGCTCGACGGGAGATCGCGAACTGACCTTCGCTGTTCGGGCAGGCCGCCTTTTGCAGCAAATCTGGGTAGGGGGGCGCGATGGTGCTCTGGTCGATCACCTGCAGATCGATCCTCGCTATTCGTCGATGCCCGACGACGTCTTCTTTCTGATTGCCATGTCACGCTGGGCGATCGCTAGGGCATTCTTGGCAGCATCGGCCACCTCCCTTTCAACGGCTCTCCAAGCCTCGGCTGTGAAGATTTACCGGTCAACCCTTCGATACGGTCCGGTGGACGCAGATGCTGAACAGAGTTTTATTGAACGTCTGGACGCCAGCCTCGACTTCAAGCCAGACGAAACTGGCAAGCTGATCGAACATTGCCGACAATTTGCAGCTGCCGTTGGTTCGCGATAG